The Spirochaetota bacterium genome has a segment encoding these proteins:
- a CDS encoding cytochrome c3 family protein produces the protein MNRSSLIVVIIVALCIGLVIGISMKSCNYAQADEATPIPFIHKTHIEEYGIKNCGTCHKYDKIGRFQGLPTIGECTACHSRDGELINKDHMSPRKKTMFDAYTDKDRPWTSRAKKQELVYYSHKVAASATMADGSIKLRCVSCHGDKATPAAATKLEGKQLMDQCMDCHAARKLVNACVFCHN, from the coding sequence ATGAATCGTTCATCATTGATCGTTGTCATTATTGTAGCGCTATGCATAGGACTGGTCATCGGTATATCAATGAAATCATGCAATTACGCACAGGCGGATGAGGCCACGCCGATCCCCTTCATCCATAAAACTCATATCGAGGAATATGGTATCAAGAACTGCGGCACATGCCACAAGTATGATAAGATTGGAAGATTCCAGGGACTTCCGACGATCGGTGAATGCACGGCGTGCCATTCCCGGGACGGCGAATTGATCAACAAGGATCACATGTCCCCGAGAAAGAAAACCATGTTTGACGCGTACACGGACAAGGACAGGCCCTGGACCTCCAGGGCGAAAAAGCAGGAACTCGTGTATTACAGCCACAAGGTCGCGGCGTCGGCCACAATGGCTGACGGAAGTATCAAGTTGCGATGCGTCTCGTGCCATGGCGATAAAGCCACTCCCGCCGCTGCAACGAAGCTGGAGGGCAAGCAATTGATGGATCAATGCATGGATTGTCATGCGGCTCGTAAGCTTGTCAACGCGTGCGTTTTCTGCCACAATTGA
- a CDS encoding cytochrome c3 family protein, which yields MKRTVWFFLIPFIICTWFFFGISKKSCNNIMQADAVKSIPFMHKTHIEKYDISDCETCHKYDENGRFQGLPTVGECTQCHARDGQLTNNDHKSPRRKSMFDSFKDTDKPWTSWAKQPDLVYFSHKVVMTAKFEDGKLKARCGSCHGDKASSTTTAMIKGKMLMGQCEDCHTALGISNKCAVCHD from the coding sequence GTGAAACGCACAGTATGGTTTTTTTTGATACCTTTTATAATCTGTACATGGTTTTTCTTCGGCATCTCTAAGAAATCATGCAATAACATAATGCAGGCGGATGCCGTCAAAAGCATACCATTCATGCACAAGACGCATATTGAAAAATATGACATCAGTGACTGTGAAACATGCCACAAGTATGACGAAAACGGAAGGTTTCAGGGCCTTCCGACCGTCGGCGAGTGCACGCAGTGCCATGCCCGTGACGGCCAGCTTACGAACAACGACCACAAATCCCCGAGAAGGAAAAGCATGTTTGATTCATTCAAGGATACCGATAAACCATGGACCTCCTGGGCAAAACAACCGGACCTCGTCTATTTCAGCCACAAGGTCGTCATGACGGCGAAATTTGAAGACGGCAAATTGAAGGCCCGGTGCGGATCATGCCATGGCGACAAAGCGTCGTCCACCACTACGGCCATGATCAAGGGAAAAATGCTGATGGGCCAGTGCGAGGATTGTCATACCGCCCTCGGCATCAGCAACAAGTGCGCGGTATGCCACGACTGA